One segment of Xiphias gladius isolate SHS-SW01 ecotype Sanya breed wild chromosome 1, ASM1685928v1, whole genome shotgun sequence DNA contains the following:
- the LOC120794615 gene encoding ATP synthase F(0) complex subunit C3, mitochondrial-like, translating into MFACAKFVSTPSLVRAGSRALYRPLSAAVVSDARKAETASLLAPQSTAAFQQQIAVRGFQTSAVSHDIDTAAKFIGAGAATVGVAGSGAGIGTVFGSLIIGYARNPSLKQQLFSYAILGFALSEAMGLFCLMVAFLILFAM; encoded by the exons ATGTTTGCCTGTGCTAAGTTCGTCTCCACGCCCTCTCTG gtCCGTGCTGGATCCCGGGCACTGTACAGACCACTATCAGCAGCAGTAGTGTCAGATGCCAGGAAAGCAGAG aCTGCTTCCCTCCTGGCACCACAGAGTACTGCAGCCTTCCAGCAGCAGATAGCGGTGCGGGGTTTCCAGACCAGTGCTGTGAGCCATGACATCGACACTGCTGCTAAGTTCATTGGAGCAGGAGCTGCCACGGTGGGAGTGGCTGGATCTGGAGCCGGAATTGGAACTGTGTTCGGTAGCCTTATTATCGGATATGCCAG GAACCCCtcactgaagcagcagctgttCTCCTACGCCATCTTGGGCTTTGCTCTGTCTGAAGCTATGGGTCTCTTCTGTCTGATGGTTGCGTTCCTCATTCTGTTTGCCATGTAA